From Quercus lobata isolate SW786 chromosome 1, ValleyOak3.0 Primary Assembly, whole genome shotgun sequence, one genomic window encodes:
- the LOC115994682 gene encoding uncharacterized protein LOC115994682, which produces MTDHPLKKAMNKLEAAGHLIQWAIELSEFDIRYQPRHAIKAQALADFIAEFTPRCDDEVQENKRWVVHVDGSSTQHAGGVGVVLQSPKGDKLKHRVRLQYRPTNNEVEYETLLKGLELAKSVEAESVLVLGDSLLVMGQINGTYEAKEERMKKYLERVLQLVKKFKKANFIQIPREENTEADTLAKEASATGTTDEYDEIQYVPSIDLPEVQQIGNEENWMTPIVSYLKDGRLPEARDEAKKLRIKAARYVLMDEVLYKRGFSQPYLRCLAPEEANYVLREVHEGACGNHSGARTLIHKVIRAGYYWPTIQANAKAYVKACDKCQRFSNIPRQPSEYLTPMMAPWPFAQWGLDILGPFPLGTRQMKFLVVGIDYFTKWVEAEPLASITQQNVKNFVWKNILCRTTVRTPIGETPFNLAYGSEAVIPAEVHMATHRVTSYHGKDNEEQLRLNLDFIDEVRTEAEHRAAKYKNLMARQYDAMVKPRRFNIGDLVLRKVSLATKNPAHGKLSPNWEGPYRVINFKRQESYYLEALDGRKLEHP; this is translated from the exons ATGACAGATCACCCACTGAAGAAAGCTATGAACAAGTTGGAAGCCGCAGGGCATCTGATCCAATGGGCAATCGAACTCAGCGAGTTTGATATCCGGTACCAACCAAGACATGCTATTAAGGCTCAAGCCCTGGCAGATTTTATTGCGGAGTTCACACCAAGATGCGATGATGAAGTGCAGGAGAATAAAAGGTGGGTGGTCCATGTAGATGGCTCGTCCACACAGCATGCAGGAGGAGTAGGGGTGGTTTTGCAATCCCCTAAAGGAGACAAGTTGAAGCATAGAGTCCGTCTGCAATATCGACCAACTAACAATGAGGTGGAGTATGAAACTCTGCTTaaagggctagaattggctAAGTCTGTAGAAGCGGAGTCAGTTCTCGTCCTGGGAGACTCTTTGTTGGTAATGGGCCAAATAAATGGGACATATGAGGCGAAAGAAGAACGAATGAAAAAGTACTTGGAGAGGGTATTACAGCTtgtgaaaaaattcaagaaagcTAACTTCATTCAAATCCCGAGGGAAGAGAATACGGAAGCAGATACCTTAGCGAAGGAAGCCTCAGCAACCGGAACAACCGACGAGTATGATGAAATTCAGTACGTCCCGAGTATAGATCTCCCGGAAGTGCAGCAAATAGGGAAtgaagaaaattggatgaccccaatcGTCTCGTATTTGAAGGACGGAAGACTTCCGGAAGCAAGAGACGAAGCTAAAAAACTCAGGATAAAAGCAGCCAGGTACGTCCTTATGGACGAAGTTCTTTATAAGAGGGGCTTTTCTCAACCTTATCTTAGGTGCCTGGCCCCAGAAGAGGCGAACTATGTGCTGAGggaagttcatgaaggagcTTGTGGAAACCATTCGGGAGCCAGAACGCTCATCCACAAAGTCATCCGtgcagggtactattggccaaCTATCCAAGCAAATGCAAAAGCTTATGTCAAGGCATGTGACAAATGCCAACGATTCAGCAATATCCCCAGGCAACCATCAGAGTATCTCACCCCAATGATGGCCCCATGGCCCTTTGCTCAATGGGGCCTAGACATCCTGGGTCCTTTTCCACTTGGAACTAGACAGATGAAATTTTTGGTGGTTGGGATAGACTACTTCACGAAGTGGGTGGAAGCAGAACCATTGGCAAGCATTACCCAGCAGAATGTAAAGAACTTCGTCTGGAAAAATATACTATGCAG gacgacgGTGAGGACCCCCATAGGGGAAACCCCTTTTAACCTAGCCTATGGGAGCGAAGCAGTTATACCTGCAGAAGTGCACATGGCCACTCATAGGGTGACATCATATCACGGCAAGGATAATGAGGAGCAACTCCGTCTGAACCTCGATTTTATAGACGAAGTGAGGACAGAAGCAGAGCACAGAGCAGCGAAGTACAAGAACCTCATGGCTAGGcaatatgatgcaatggtgaaaCCAAGGCGCTTTAACATAGGAGATCTCGTCCTGAGAAAGGTCTCCTTGGCAACCAAAAATCCAGCTCATGGGAAGCTAAgccccaattgggagggaccctACAGAGTCATCAACTTTAAAAGGCAAGAATCCTATTATTTGGAGGCCCTGGACGGGAGAAAGCTAGAACATCCTTAG